The Montipora capricornis isolate CH-2021 chromosome 1, ASM3666992v2, whole genome shotgun sequence genome contains a region encoding:
- the LOC138014951 gene encoding uncharacterized protein: protein MAAMLSWTCRKIIRSFRNFDERVAHKLGLVCPRLHLLPALSGNISLPQLNSDLEAQEDGFLLMAVPKKRTSASKKKLRNRHKWPKNRSDIETCAVCGNFKLENHLCGYCVKDVRRKTKEYRKERNEGAYQWPIPEILRKFRT, encoded by the coding sequence atggcggccatgttgtctTGGACTTGTCGTAAGATAATAAGAAGCTTTCGCAATTTCGATGAACGTGTCGCGCACAAACTTGGTCTTGTCTGCCCAAGATTACACCTATTACCTGCTTTGTCAGGGAATATAAGTTTGCCTCAATTAAATTCAGACCTGGAAGCTCAAGAGGATGGTTTTCTTTTGATGGCGGTTCCGAAGAAGAGGACATCAGCTTCCAAAAAGAAACTTCGAAATCGACACAAGTGGCCGAAGAATAGATCGGACATAGAGACTTGTGCTGTCTGTGGAAATTtcaagcttgaaaatcatttgTGTGGGTACTGCGTAAAAGACGTTAGAAGAAAAACTAAAGAGTATAGGAAAGAAAGGAACGAGGGTGCTTATCAGTGGCCAATCCCGGAGATACTAAGAAAGTTCAGAACATAA